DNA from Amycolatopsis sp. DSM 110486:
CGGCCGCACGCCCGTGACGACCCTGCCCCTCGCCGAAGCCGCCGGGTTCGTCCTGGCCGAGGACGTGCACGCGGGGGTGTCGCTGCCGCCGTTCGACAACTCCGCGATGGACGGCTACGCCGTGCGCGCAGCCGACGTCGCCGGTGCCAGCGCCGAGTCGCCCGTGACGCTGCCCATGGCCGACGACATCCCCGCCGGGCGCGTGGACGTCGCGACGCTGGAGCCGGGCACCGCGCACCGGATCATGACGGGCGCGCCGCTGCCGCCGGGTGCCGACGCGATCGTGATGGTGGAGGACACCGACGGCGGCACTGTCGACGTGCGGATCTCCAAGGCGGCGTCCTCGGGCGACCATGTGCGGCGCACCGGCGAGGACGTGGAGCGCGGCGTGGTGGCCCTGCGCGCCGGCACCGTGCTCGGCCACTCGCAGCTGGGCCTCGCGGCGGCCGTCGGGCTGGCCGAGCTGGCCGTGCACCGGCCGTTGTCCGTGCTCGTGGTGTCGACCGGCACGGAGCTCGTCGAGGCCCCGAACCCGTTGCGGCACGGGCAGATCTACGAATCCAACAGCGTGATGCTCGCCGCCGCGCTGCGCGAGTTGGGCTGCCGCGTCGCCGTGGTGCGCAGCGTGGTGGACGACGTCGAGGAGTTCCGCAAGATCATCGAGCCGAAGCTCGCGGACGCCGACTTGCTGATCACTTCCGGCGGCGTCAGCGCCGGGGCGTACGAGGTCGTCAAGGACGCGCTGACGGGCCAGGGCGTGCGGTTCCAGAAGATCGCCATCCAGCCCGGCGGGCCGCAGGGCTGCGGCCACTGGAACGGCGTGCCCGTGGTGACGCTGCCGGGCAACCCGGTGAGCGTGCTGGTGTCGTTCGAGGCCTTCCTGCGGCCGGCCTTGCTGTCGGCCATGGGCCACACGGACGTCGACCGCCGCCGGGTGCGCGCGCGGCTTTCGGAGGCGATGTCGTCGCCCAGCTCGCGGCGCCAGTTCCGCCGCGGCTTCTACACGCCGACCGAGGGCGAGGTGACCGGCGTGGTCGGACCGCGGGGCGGGCCGGGCTCGCACCTGCTGGCGGCGTTCACCCAGGCGAACTGCCTGATCGTGCTGCCGGAGGGGGTTGGTGAGGTGGCTGAAGGGACTGAAGTGGACGTGCTGCTGCTGTAGGGAAGTCCCTGTCGCGGCGCAGCGGGCTCTTGAGGAGGATCACCAGTGAGGCGAGCTGGACGCCGGCCATGATGAACATCGTCTCGCGCACACCCAGCGCTTCGCCGAGGACACCGCCGAGGAACGCGCCCAGCGGGATGGTGCCGTAGTTGACGACGGCGGAGCTCGCGGTGATGCGGCCGAAGAGCTCGGGTGGGCAGTAACGCTGGCGAAACGTCCCGGTGAGCACATTGGACCCGACCAATCCTCCGGTGACGGCGATGCCGGCCACGACGAAGCACGTGAGGCCATCCAGCGGGCCGATGAGCATCACCGGCGCAGCGAGCACTTCGCACAACAGGAACGCGCGCGCCGTTCCGAACCGACCGGCCAGCCTGGTTACGAGCAGCGCCCCGACGACCCCGCCGACCTCCACCAGCGCGAGCACCACTCCGATCGTGCCCACCCCGGCGCCGAGGTCGCGGGCGAGGAAAACGACTTGGATCGAGGCGTACCCGTCGAGCGCGAGGTTGGACGCCGCACCGAAGAGCACGAGCACCCGCAGGTACGGGTCATCGGCGACGAACCTCATCCCGTCGGCGACCTGGGTCCGCAGCCGGACCCGTTGCGTGACAACGGGTTTCGGCTCGACTCGGCGGATACCTTTGAGGCACAGGGCGGAGACGCCGAAGCTGACCGCATCGACGAGCACCCCGCTCACCGGCCCGAACGCGGCCGCCAGCACCCCGGCGAGCCCCGGCCCGCCGACCTGCGCGACCGATTCACTGCCGAGCAGCCGGGTGTTGGCCTTGAGTAGCTGGTCACCATCCACAATGGCCGGAAGATAACTGCGGTAGGCGACAGAGAAGAACACATTCGCGATACCACCAGCCAGCGCGGCTCCCAGGAGATACGGGACCGAGAGCACCCCTGCCACCTGCGCGAGCGGGACGCTCACGAACACAAGCATGGACACGGTGTTGCAGGCCACCATCACCGGTCGCTTCCGCACCCGGTCCACCCACGCGCCGGCGGGCAGCCCGACCACCAGCCACGGCAGCCACGCCACGGCGGTCAGCAGCGCCACCTCGAACGTCGAGGCCCGCAACCCCACGACAGCCACCAGCGGCAGCGCCGTCCCGGCGACGGCACTGCCCACCATGCTCACCGTCTCGCCGGCCCACAAGAGCCGGAAATCCCGGCCGAGCCGCTGAACCGCCTGAATCACGGCTGCGCGGGAAAGCCTCGGGCGAACAGGAAAACCGGGCGCCGCTCGACGTCGTCGTCCGGGGTCGGGCGTTCGGTGTACTCCGCGAACAGCGCAAGGACCCGAGAACTCAGCTCCATCACCTCCGCCGCCGACAGCCGGGCCCAGGTTTCGTTGGTGAACCAGGCGTCGCGCCACTTGGGGGGTTCCGTTTCCAGGTCCGAGAGCCACGAGCGGGACAGCGAAGCCTGCCGGTCGAGCGCGACGACCTCGGCCGCGTCGCCCACGGGGTCGCCGACGAAGTCCGAAGTGGACCAGGACAGGGCGCGCGAAGGGCGGCGCCACCAGCGTTCGCGGCGGTCGCGGGCGAGTTCGGGGGCCTCTTCGACCAGGCCGGCGGCCGAGAGGACCTTCAGGTGGTGCGAGATGTTGCCGACGGCGGAAGTCGTGCGTTCGGCCAGCATCGAAGCGGTGGCGGGGCCGTCGAGCTTCAGGATGTCGAGGAGTCGCCGACGCAAAGGGTGGGACATCGCGGCCAGCACGTGGGAGTCGCGGATCTGCTGGACCTCAACGGGATCAGACACAATCCACAAGAGTAGTTGCACAACCACAATTGCACAATATCCCTTGTGTAACCGCGCCCCAGGTATCCTCACCCACATGGGCTTCTTCACCTGGATCGTCTTCGGTGCGCTGGTCGGCTGGCTCGCGAACCTCGTCGTCGGCGGGCCGGACCGGCGCCGGCAGGGGTGCCTGGTCAGCGTGCTCGTCGGGGTGCTCGGGGCGGCTCTCGGCGGCTTCATCTACCGACTGGCGACGGGTGAGCAGCAGCGCTTCGAGTTCGACTTCCCGAGCTTCGGCGTCGCGATCCTGGGCGCGATCGTCCTGCTGGCTGTGCTGCGGCTGGTCAGCTCGATCGGCCGGCGGTCCAGGCGCGACGACTGGCCGCACGACAACTACCGGCGCGACAACTACAGGTGACCCGGTGACCGTTTGTAACGGTTTCCGCACGAACCGTCAGTAACCCCCGGAAACCGCCTAAACTGATCAGTTCCGCGTCCGGGTGCATGCGTCGTCGGGGGACGCATGCACCCGGCCCGCCCGGATCGCCTCCCGGACCACGCGCACAGCCTGCGCCGTGTCCACGAGCACGGGCATGGGCGCGGCGGAGATCTCCCGTCGCCACGCGCACAGCAGCTCGGTGAGCGGATCGGGTACGGACATCGCTTCCTCGGCGGACTCAGGCCCGGGCACGGCTCCCGAACGGCGGGTACTACTGAGAGTTGTCGAGGAATTCGATCAGTCGTTACCGGTTTGTGGGCACGCCCACCCGCGTCGGGGAAACCCTTACGGGGGAGCGGCCACCGGCCCTGGACGTGTCCGTCCGCCGACGGGCGGTAGCGTGGTGATTCCCAAATCGGACGTGAAACCCGTCCTCTCCCTCCGAACGCAACGAACAGCGGGGAACCGATCCATGAGCGGCAAGCCCACCGGCAATCCCCTCACGCACGCAGTGCAGCTCGCGCGGGAGACCATCCCGCCGATGCACCCCGCCGGACGCCCGTTCGTCTTCGGCGGGCTGGCGGCGACGCTGGTGCTGCGCCGGTTCTCCAAGCGCCTCGGTGTGGTCGGCGCGCTCGCGACCGCGGCCACCGCCGCGTTCTTCCGCGAGCCCGCCCGCGTCGCGCCGCAGCGGGACAACATCGCGGTGGCCTCGGCCGACGGTCTGGTGTCCCTCCTCGAGGAGGCCGTGCCGCCGCCCGAGCTGGGGCTGCCCGCCGAGCCGCGGATGCGCGTGAGCGTGTTCCTGTCGGTGTTCGACGTGCACGTCCAGCGGATCCCGGCCCCCGGCGTCATCGAGAAGGTGGCCTACCGGCCGGGCAAGTTCCTCTCCGCGGACCTGGACAAGGCGAGCGAGGACAACGAGCGCAACTCCGTGCTCATGCGCACCGTCGACGGCCACGAGCTCGTCGTCGTGCAGATCGCCGGCCTCGTCGCGCGCCGCATCCTGTGCGAGATCCACGAGGGCGACAAGGTGGCCGCGGGTGCCACCTACGGCATCATCCGGTTCGGCTCCCGTGTCGACCTCTACCTGCCGCCCGGCAGCCGCGTGCTCGTCGAGAAGGGCCAGCGCACGGTCGGCGGCGAGACGGTGATCGCCGAACTCCCGGCACTGGCAGAAGGCTGATCTCATGGTCCGCGTGACCACCCCGAGCATTCGGCTGCTGCCGAACGCCATCACGGTGCTGGCGCTGTGCGCCGGGCTGTCGTCCGTGCAGTTCGCGCTCACGGGCAACTACGCCATGGCCATCGCGGCCATCGGCATCGCGGCGGTGCTCGACAGCCTCGACGGGCGCATCGCGCGCCTGCTCGACGCCACGTCGAAGATGGGCGCCGAGCTCGACTCGCTGTCCGACGGCATCTCGTTCGGCGTGGCGCCGGCGCTGGTGCTGTACGTGTGGCAGTCGCACGGCGACCGCATCGGCTGGGTGGCTTCGCTGATCTTCGCCGTCTGCATGATCCTGCGCCTCGCTCGCTTCAACACCCTGCTCGACGTCACCGACAAGCCGCCGTACGCGGGGGAATTCTTCGTCGGCGTGCCCGCGCCGGCCGGCGGCCTCGTCGCCATGCTGCCGCTCATCGCGACGCTGCAGTGGGGCGAGGGCTGGTGGTCCGAGCAGTACGTGGTGATCGCCTGGACGATCGCCGTCGCCGCGCTGCTGATCAGCCGTATCCCGACGTTGTCGCTGAAGACCGTCAAGGTGCCCGCCAGGGCCATCGCGCCTCTGCTGGTGGGCGTCGGCCTGCTGGCCGCCGCGATCATCCAGTTCCCGTTGGTGGCGCTGGCCATCGCGCTGGTGCTGTACCTGCTTCACATCCCGTACGCGGTGTACCGGAACCGTTGGCTCGCCGCGCACCCCGAGGCGTGGACGGTCCCGCCGCGCGAACGCCGCGCCATCCGCCGTGCGCGTTCGCAGCGGCGCCTACGGCTGCGTCCGGCGTCTCGCCGGGTCGCGGGCGCGGCGATGCGCGCGGTGCGGCTGCCGCGCAACAGCTCGGACTTCGTGCGGGCGACGCGAGCGTTGCGGGACCGGGACCACTCGGGCACCGGCAATTCGAGCTCGAACTCGACTTCCGGCCCGAACCAGCGCCGCCGCAGCTGGCGGCGGATCGGGATCCGGCGCCGCTGACGCCGGTCGCCTAGCGGGCCGCCGCGCGCAGGCCGGTGAGCAGCAGGTCGAGCTGGTCGTGGAAGTCCTGCACGCAGTCGACGTCCGCCAGTGACGGCAGCACGCGGTACAGGTTCGGCAGTTCCTCCGGCGTGACCATGCGGCTGAACCAGTCGCCGACGGGCTCGTCCCGCTGGGCGACGCCCCCGGCGACGGAGTCGGCCAGCGCCGCGCCGAACGTGAGTCCCATCAACGACCGGTAGCCGCGGGCGGCGGCCTCCTCGTCGAGCCCGGCGTCGAGCAGCGCGCCCAGCAGGGCGTCGATCACGCGCAACGCACCGGGCGAGCGCGGGTTCGCCTCCTCGGCCGCCAGCGCGCGCACCACGGCCGGGTGCCGCGTGAACGCCGTGTAGAGGCCCTCGGCGAGCCGGCGGACGCGGATTTCCCAGCTCCACGACGGCACCGGCAGCGGCACGGACTCGAAGACGCGCGCGGTGAGCCCGTCGAGCAGGTCACCTTTGTTCTTTACGTGGTTGTAGAGCGACATCGCCTCGACGCCGAGGCGAGCCGCGAGCTTGCGCATCGACAGCGCGCCCATGCCGTCGGCGTCCACCAGGGCCAGCGCCTCGTCGAGGACCTTTTCCCGCGTCAGGGTTTCGCGCACCACGGCCGAATCGTAGCTTACGGCGTAAGTACTTACGGTGTACGCTTACGTTGTAAGTATCGATCTGGAGGGACGCCATGGACGCCAAAACACTGCTCACCACCACCCGGTCCGTCCGCCGCAAGCTGGACCTCGACCGTCCGGTCGACCCCGCGGTGATCGAAGACTGCCTGCGCATCGCCCAGCAGGCGCCCGCCGCCGGTGGGCTGCTGAAGGCGCAGCGCTGGGTCGCGGTGCTGGACCTGGAGCTGCGCGCCGAGGTCGCGGCGATCACCAGGAAGGCCGCGCACGAGGTGTGGCAGCACTACGCGCACCTGGCCGACACGAGCATGTTCGCCTCCGCCCGCCACCTCGTGGACAACCTCGACCGCGTGCCGGCGCTGGTGCTGCCGTGCATGCCGGGCCGGCCGCCGGCGTCGGCCGCGGAGCAGTCGTCGTTCTACGGCTCGATCTACCCCGCGATCTGGAGCTTCCAGCTCGCGCTGCGCACGCGCGGCCTCGCGAGCTCGCTGTGCAGCTACCACCTCGCCGGCCACGAGCCGGACGTCGCACGCCTGCTGGGGATCCCGGCCGACGTCACTCAGGTCGGCCTCATCGCCGTGGCGCACTCGACGCAGCGTGAGTTCTCCCCCGCCGCGCGACCACCGGTGGGCGAGATCCTGTCGTTCGACGCCTGGGCGGGGTCCGCGTCGCTAGGGTGAACGGCGTGAGCGACCCGCAGATCACGCTGACCGTCAGGCACACGCCGTCCGCGCTGGATTCCCGGCGCGGAGTCGTGCGGATGCACCCCGAGGTGCTCGACGCGCTGGGCCTGCGCGCCTGGGACGCCGTGCACCTCACCGGCGCCCGCCGCAGCGCCGCGCTCGCCGCGCCGGCCGAGGAGGGCACGCCGGGGGTGGTGCTGACCGACGACGTCACGATGTCGAACCTCGGCGTGTCCGAGGGGTCCGAGATCGTGGTGACGCCGGCCGACGTCGCGGCTGCGAAGACGGTGACGGTCTCCGGTTCGCGGCTGGCCAGCGTGTCCGTGCCGCCGCAGACGCTGCGGCTCGCGCTCACCGGAAAGGTGCTCACGCGGGGCGACGCCGTTTCGCTGCTCCCGCAGGACCTCGCACCGGCGCCGGGTTCGGACGTCGCGGCCGTGCGCGGGCAGCTGTCGCGCGCGATCGGCGCGACGTGGACCAACGAGCTGCTCACCGTCACCGCCACGGAGCCTGCGGGCGTGGTCGTGGTGGGACCGTCCACTGTGGTCAGCTGGCGCGACGGCGCCCGCACGGGCGAGACGCCGACCGACACCGTCCCCACGCGCAGCGCGACGGCCCTCGTCCGCAGCACGGCGGTGACGGCGGCCGAGGACTACCTCGACGCGGAGGTCGTCGAGGAGACGAAGCCGGAAGAGCTCGCGGAACCGATCCCACCCGTCGCCGATCTGGTCGGCGCGGAAGGGGCCGCGCGCAAGCTCGCCGAGTGGTTCGACCTGGCGTTCCGGCGGCCGGAGCTGCTCGAGCGGCTGGGCACGTCGGCGCACCTGGGCGTGCTGCTGTCCGGGCCGGAGGGTGTCGGCAAGGCGACGCTGGTGCGGTCCGTCGCGCAGGCCGAGAAGGTGCGCGTGGTGTCGCTGGTCGCGCCCAACATCGCCGTGCTGGAGCCGAACACGGCCCACGCCCGCCTGCGCGAGGCCGTGACCCGTGCTGCCGACGGCGACGGGCCCGGGGTTCTGCTGATCAACGACGTCGACGCGCTCCTGCCCGCCACGCAGCCGCCACCGGTGGCCACCGTCGTCCTGGAAGAACTGCGCGCGGCCATGCGCCGCGAGGGCATCGCCGTGGTGGCGACGACGCAGCGCGCCGAGTCCGTGGACCCGCGGCTGCGCACCGCCGACCTGCTCGATCGCGAGCTCGGCCTGCCGCTGCCCGACGCGAAAACCCGGGTGGAGCTGCTGCGGATCCTGCTGCGTGACGTGCCCGTGGAACCGGGCGCCGACCTGGGCGTGCTCGCCGAGAAGACGCCCGGGTTCGTCGCCGCCGACCTCATCGCCCTGCGCCGCGACGCCGCGCTGCGGGCCGCGCTTCGCCAGCGTGACGTCGCCGAGCCGCGGATCTCGGAGCACGACCTGCTCGACGCGCTCGCCACCGTCCGGCCGATCTCGCTGTCCACTTCGGACAACCTGGCCACGGGCGGGCTGACGCTCGACGACGTGGGCAACATGGTGGACGTCAAGCAGGCCCTCACTGAGACGGTGCTGTGGCCGCTGCGCTACCCGGATTCCTTCGCCCGCCTGGGCATCGACCCGCCGCGGGGCGTGCTGCTGTACGGCCCGCCCGGCGGCGGCAAGACGTTCCTCGTGCGCGCACTGGCCGGCACGGGCGCGCTCAACGTGTTCGCGATCAAGGGCGCCGAACTGCTGGACAAGTGGGTCGGCGAGTCGGAGCGGGCCGTGCGCGACCTGTTCCGGCGAGCCGCCGACGCCGCGCCGTCGCTGATCTTCCTGGACGAGATCGACGCGCTGGCGCCGCGACGCGGGCAGTCGTCCGACTCCGGGGTGGCCGACCGAGTGGTCGCCGCGCTGCTCACGGAGCTCGACGGCGTGGAGCCGATGCGCGAGGTCGTGGTGCTGGGCGCCACGAACCGGCCCGAACTCGTGGACCCGGCGCTGCTGCGGCCGGGCCGGCTGGAGCGGCGCATCTACGTGCCGCCGCCCGACGCCGAGTCGCGCACCGCGATCCTGAAGGCGACGTCGAAGAACACGCCGCTGGCGTCCGATGTGGATCTGGCGGCCATCGCGTCCACCCTGGACGGTTACTCCGCCGCCGACTGCGCCGCGCTCATCCGCGAGGCTGCGCTCACGGCGATGCGCGAGTCACTCGAGGCACACGTGGTCACCGCCGCCCACCTGGCGAAAGCACGCGAGGTCGTGCGGCCGTCGCTGGACCCGGCGCAGCTGGCGACGCTGCAGGCGTACGCGCAGGCGCAGCAGGAACGCTGACGAAAACGGACCCCACCTTCGCGGTGGGGCCCGTTGTTTTCGCTGGTCAGCTGCCCTTTGGGCTCTGGTAGTCCTTCGTGATGATCACTATCACGCCCGGGCTCGAGTTCTGGATGCCGTCGAACCGCGGCTGGGCCTGGAACCCGAACTCGGCGGCCAGCTGCTTCGCCGCGGCCTCCTCGTCGGTGCCCGGCCGGAAGTAGGCCGTGGTGTGCGGGATCACTCCCTGCGGGTAGTTGCCGACCTCGGGCACGTTCCAGCCCGACGCGCGGAAGTCGTCGGCGGCCTGCTCGGCGAGGTGCGGGATCGTGGAGTTGTTGTAGACCCGCACGGTCACCCACTTGTTGGACGCCTGCTGGTCGTTGCCCGGCTGCCCCGGCTGACCACCGGGCCGGCCAGGTTGGCCGGGCTGGCCCGGCTGTCCGCTGGGCTGACCAGGCTGGCTCGGCTGCCCCGACTGGCCGGCCGGCGGCGCCGAAGGTGCCGACGAAGCCGGTGAAGACGGGGCCGAAGACGAAGGCGGCGCCGCCGAGGACGACGAGCCCGGCGCCGGCTGCGACGACGAAGGCGACCCGCTCGAGCTGGTGGGCCCGGCGTTGTTGTCGCTCGATCCATTACCCGACAGCGCGGTGACGCCGCCGACGATCGCGGCGATCACGGCGACGCCGATGAGCGCGACGCCCGCGGCCCGCATGGGCCGGGACAGTCCCGAGAAGATGCTCATGACAGTTCGATCCCCAGCCGCCTGGCGCCGCGCTTGCGCTGCCGGGCGGCGCGCGTCTTGCGCAGCCGCTTCACCAGCATCGGGTCGGCCGCCATGGCCTCAGGCTTTTCCAGCAGTGTGTTCAACAGCTGGTAGTAACGGGTCGAGGACAGCGAGAACCGTTCCCGGATGGCGTTCTCCTTGGCACCGGCGTGCCGCCACCACTGACGTTCGAACGCGAGGATCTCCACCTCACGCTCGGTCAGGCCGCCCACAATCTCCGGCGGCGACGGCTGCTCTCCAGCCATCGACTCCGCGGCGTCCATGCGGTCCTCGCAATCGGTTTCGGCTGTCCTTCCGCGGGCGCCATTCAACCACGGAACCCAGGCTCGACATGGGCATCCGGCGCGGCGCGTCACGGTCCGATCCAGGTGTATCAGACGGGTCCGACTAAACTCGCTGCTCGTGACCGTCCACCCCATCCGCATCGCCGGCGATCCCGTGCTGCACCAGCCGACCCGTGAGGTCACGGAGTTCGACGAGCAGCTGCGCACGCTGACCGAGGACATGTTCGAGACGATGTACGCCGCCGAAGGCGTCGGCCTCGCGGCCAACCAGATCGGCCTCGACCTGCGCCTGTTCGTCTACGACTGCCCCGACGACGAGGGCGTCGAACACCGCGGCCTGGTGGTGAACCCCAAGCTGGAGACGTCCGAGGTCCCCGAGACCATGCCGGACCCGGACGACGACTGGGAGGGCTGCCTCTCGGTCCCCGGCGAGTCCTACCCCACCGGCCGCGCGTCGTGGGCGCGCGTGACCGGTTTCGACGTGACGGGTGAGCCGATCACCGTCGAGGGCACCGGCTACTTCGCCCGCTGCCTGCAGCACGAGACGGACCACCTCGACGGGTACCTGTACCTCGATCGCCTGGTGGGCCGCCACGCGCGGGCGGCGAAGAAGATGCTGAAGAAGAACAAATGGGGCGTGCCGGGGTTGAGCTGGCTGCCGCCGAAGGACGAGCCGGCCGAAGCCTGAGTTTCTTTGTCGACGAGTCTCCCGGTCCCGGGTTAGGGCCGGGAGATTCGTCGTTTCAGCGGGTCAGCGGCCGAGGAAATGCTCGCGCACGACGGCGGGGTTTTATCCCAGACCTGATCCGGCATGGTGTCTGACGAAGGCACCGAACGACGACGGTTCTCTTTTTCGCCCGAGGCTTTCCTGCGCAGCCGTGATCGGTGTTGCGCCGGCGCGTTTTTTGTTGCGGGGGGCGGGTTTTCTGTTGTTGTCCACAACTCGGCTTCGCTGTGGACAACTCGGCTTCGGAGATTATTTTGTCGGTGGGGAGCGGTAGACTGGCCAAGGGCCGTTCCCCCGAGGATGGGTGGGGGCTTTCCCAAGGTGAGTTACTGAGGACACAGGCGGCTTGGCCGCGATTTCCGGCGGTTGTGGGCCGGCGAGACGGTGAGCACGATCGGGGGCGTGGGCTCGTCAATGAAGACGGAGCCGTGCGCAACGGTGGACAGGTAATCGCGCCGGCCGCGGGAGTAGTCGGCGGAATCGCGCGGAATCCACGGAGAGCGGTGGCCTGGGGCCTCTTGACCGCTAAGGAACCGGAACCGGGCCGCGCTCATCGCCAACACCGCCACCAGTCCGGCGAGCAGAACTTTCCTCACGAGGCGCCCCGAAGTCGGCGCAGGTGACGGTCATGTGACCGCCTGTCGGCCGGATGCTCCGATCCGGTGAAGAACACACCGGACGCGGGGGTGGCTTGTGCTCGCATGATCCGCCGTGGCATGGTCGAGGGACAACCTCATAACCAACGCGGGAGCTCGCGCCTTGGCGGGCTGAGAGGGCGGCTGGTGTCTGTCTGTGGACACCCGGTGCCGCCGACCGCATGAACCTGACCGGGTAATGCCGGCGTAGGGAGTGAACGTCGTTGACGACGCTGGAGAACGAGCCTGCCATCACGCCTTCCGTGACCACGGGGCCGATCACCGGTTCGCACAAGGTCTACCACCGCACCGAATCGGGCCTGCGGGTTCCGGCGCGGCGCATCGACCTGTCGAACGGTGAGCACTTCGACGTGTACGACACGTCCGGGCCGTACACCGACCCGGACGCGAAGATCGACGTCCACAATGGACTTCACCCGCTGCGCACGGGCTGGGCCGACGGCCGCGCGCACAACACCCAGCTCGGCTGGGCGAAAGCGGGCGTGATCACGCGCGAGATGGAGTTCATCGCCGCGCGCGAGCGGTGCTCACCTGAGTTCGTGCGCGACGAGGTCGCGCGCGGGCGGGCGGTGATCCCCGCCAACCGCAAGCACCCGGAGAGCGAGCCGATGATCATCGGCAAGAAGTTCCTGGTGAAGATCAACGCGAACATGGGCAACTCGGCCGTCTGGTCCTCAGTGGAGGAAGAGGTCGACAAGATGGTGTGGGCCACCCGCTGGGGTGCCGACACGATCATGGACCTGTCCACCGGCAAGCGCATCCACGAGACGCGCGAGTGGATCGTCCGCAACTCCCCCGTGCCCGTGGGCACCGTGCCGATCTACCAGGCGCTGGAGAAGGTCGACGGGGAGCCGGAGAAGCTGTCGTGGGAGGTCTACCGCGACACGATCATCGAGCAGTGCGAGCAGGGTGTGGACTACGTCACCGTCCACGCGGGAGTGCTGCTGCGCTACATCCCCCTCACCGCCCGGCGCGTGACCGGAATCGTGAGCCGCGGCGGCTCGATCATGGCCGCGTGGTGCCTCGCGCACCACCAGGAAT
Protein-coding regions in this window:
- a CDS encoding LytR C-terminal domain-containing protein — protein: MSIFSGLSRPMRAAGVALIGVAVIAAIVGGVTALSGNGSSDNNAGPTSSSGSPSSSQPAPGSSSSAAPPSSSAPSSPASSAPSAPPAGQSGQPSQPGQPSGQPGQPGQPGRPGGQPGQPGNDQQASNKWVTVRVYNNSTIPHLAEQAADDFRASGWNVPEVGNYPQGVIPHTTAYFRPGTDEEAAAKQLAAEFGFQAQPRFDGIQNSSPGVIVIITKDYQSPKGS
- the thiC gene encoding phosphomethylpyrimidine synthase ThiC — translated: MTTLENEPAITPSVTTGPITGSHKVYHRTESGLRVPARRIDLSNGEHFDVYDTSGPYTDPDAKIDVHNGLHPLRTGWADGRAHNTQLGWAKAGVITREMEFIAARERCSPEFVRDEVARGRAVIPANRKHPESEPMIIGKKFLVKINANMGNSAVWSSVEEEVDKMVWATRWGADTIMDLSTGKRIHETREWIVRNSPVPVGTVPIYQALEKVDGEPEKLSWEVYRDTIIEQCEQGVDYVTVHAGVLLRYIPLTARRVTGIVSRGGSIMAAWCLAHHQESFLYTNFEELCAILRKYDVTFSLGDGLRPGSIADANDRAQFAELETLGELTHIAREHDVQVMIEGPGHVPMHKIKENVELEEQLTGEAPFYTLGPLATDIAPAYDHITSAIGAAQIGWYGTAMLCYVTPKEHLGLPNRDDVKTGVITYKIAAHSADLAKGHPHAHEWDDELSKARFEFRWNDQFNLALDPDTARSYHDETLPAEPAKTAHFCSMCGPKFCSMRITHDVRKYAEEHGLSTVEAIEAGMAEKSAEFGEQGNKVYLPVVGQ
- a CDS encoding AAA family ATPase, which encodes MSDPQITLTVRHTPSALDSRRGVVRMHPEVLDALGLRAWDAVHLTGARRSAALAAPAEEGTPGVVLTDDVTMSNLGVSEGSEIVVTPADVAAAKTVTVSGSRLASVSVPPQTLRLALTGKVLTRGDAVSLLPQDLAPAPGSDVAAVRGQLSRAIGATWTNELLTVTATEPAGVVVVGPSTVVSWRDGARTGETPTDTVPTRSATALVRSTAVTAAEDYLDAEVVEETKPEELAEPIPPVADLVGAEGAARKLAEWFDLAFRRPELLERLGTSAHLGVLLSGPEGVGKATLVRSVAQAEKVRVVSLVAPNIAVLEPNTAHARLREAVTRAADGDGPGVLLINDVDALLPATQPPPVATVVLEELRAAMRREGIAVVATTQRAESVDPRLRTADLLDRELGLPLPDAKTRVELLRILLRDVPVEPGADLGVLAEKTPGFVAADLIALRRDAALRAALRQRDVAEPRISEHDLLDALATVRPISLSTSDNLATGGLTLDDVGNMVDVKQALTETVLWPLRYPDSFARLGIDPPRGVLLYGPPGGGKTFLVRALAGTGALNVFAIKGAELLDKWVGESERAVRDLFRRAADAAPSLIFLDEIDALAPRRGQSSDSGVADRVVAALLTELDGVEPMREVVVLGATNRPELVDPALLRPGRLERRIYVPPPDAESRTAILKATSKNTPLASDVDLAAIASTLDGYSAADCAALIREAALTAMRESLEAHVVTAAHLAKAREVVRPSLDPAQLATLQAYAQAQQER
- a CDS encoding peptide deformylase; the encoded protein is MTVHPIRIAGDPVLHQPTREVTEFDEQLRTLTEDMFETMYAAEGVGLAANQIGLDLRLFVYDCPDDEGVEHRGLVVNPKLETSEVPETMPDPDDDWEGCLSVPGESYPTGRASWARVTGFDVTGEPITVEGTGYFARCLQHETDHLDGYLYLDRLVGRHARAAKKMLKKNKWGVPGLSWLPPKDEPAEA
- a CDS encoding DUF3263 domain-containing protein; translated protein: MDAAESMAGEQPSPPEIVGGLTEREVEILAFERQWWRHAGAKENAIRERFSLSSTRYYQLLNTLLEKPEAMAADPMLVKRLRKTRAARQRKRGARRLGIELS